From Micromonospora echinaurantiaca:
CCGACCACCGGGTCGCCGGCTATCTCGACAACCAACTCCAGGGGCAAGTGGTTAGCGACCCGGACGACCTCGCGGCCATGATGGCAGCGTGGGAGAACGTGCGCGGCGAGGCGCTCTCGCTCTCCCACTGGCAGTCAGTCGACCTGATCAGGGAAGTGGCGGAGACATGGAGCTGAACGGCGCCCGGTGGCGCAAGAGCAGCCGCAGCAGCGGCAACGGCGGCGCCTGCGTGGAGGTCGCCGACAACCTGCCCGGCGTGGTCGGCGTCCGCGACTCCAAGGACCCGACCGGCCCGGCGCTCGTCTTCGCGCCCGCGGCCTGGCGGGCGTTCGTCGCGCGCGTCGCCGGGCGGGACTGACCGGCCGGCCGCCCGCTCCGGCGACGGGCCTCCGCCGTGCCCCGGCTGCGCCGGGGTCGATGATGTCCCGAGGCAGCGACGCTCCGCCGGCCCCGGGCCGCACGCCCGGCGGCGGATCCGTCAACGAAGCCGGGGGCACCGCGACTGGAAGGCCGCGATCCCCGTGCCGCGGGCCGTCGTACACATGTTCCATCCACAGCCTGTGGATGCCGGAGGGTTCGGATGAGTTACCAGCTCAGCGCCGTGGTGGCGGACGCCGCGCTGCTCGCGGAGCAGACCGCCGAGCTGGACCACGCGGTGCTCGGCGAGTTGCGCCAGGACTTCGCGCTGCTGCCGGTCACCCCGCAGCTGGTGGCGGAGCTGACCGGCGCGCTGCCGGACTTCTCGGTCGCCGACCGCGATGCCGAGCACCCCTTCCACCTGGTCCTCTCGCCGGCGCTGAGCGAGGTGCTGGCGCGCTGGTCGCGGCAGGGGCCGGTGGCCTACCTGGAAGCGGAGTTCTTCGGGGGCGCCGGCTACCAGTCGGCGGCGGTCTGGCTCGGCGGCACGCTCAGCTGGGGCCCGCGGCTCGACACGGTCTTCGACGGACCGCGAGCGGAGTGGCCGCTCAACGCGGCGCTGCTTCGGCTGGGCGCGGAGCCCGGCGCGTGGATCGACCCGTTCGCGGAACTGGGGCTGCACGTGGAGCGGAGCGCCGAGGGTTGGCTGGCGCACGGGCGGCGGCGATTGAGCGCCGACTACTGGGACGAGCTGGCCGAGGAGTGGGAAGACCGGCAATCTTCCGGCTAGCAGCAACCTGAACGCCCCGGTCCCGTTGGAGACCCGGGGGATTCCATGAAATTGCGACAATTCGCCTTCCTTGCGGTGCTGCTGACGGCTGCCTCCGTGGCCGGCAGCGGCGTCCATCCAGATAGGTCGGTCAGCGGTCGACCGGCCGGCGCGGTGCAGGTCGTCGGCCTCGACGGGCTGCCCGACATCGAGTTCGGCGACACCGAGAGCGAGCTGACCCGGCGGGGCATCCTGCGTACCGACGTCATGGCCTGCGGCCCGACGCTGGCCGGGCACGAGACGGTCAGCCCGGTCTTCGCCGAGGACCGGCTGGTGCTGCTCTGGCTCGGTGAGCCGGCACGCACCCCGGAGGGCGTCACCGCCGGCACCCCGGTCGAGCAGGTCCGGGCCCACTACCCGGCGGCCGTCCGACTGCGCGCTCCACAGGGGACGTACCGGTTCGACGGCCTGCTCGCCCGCCGCGGCGACCGCGCGTACCTCTTCCTGCACGACGGCCGTACGGTCCGCAAGATAATCACCGGCTACGCCGACTGGGCCCAACGCCTCTTCACCGAAGGCCACGACCCCTGCTGACGTCCCGGCACCCCCGTTGATCATGAGGTTGGCGGCGGTCACGGAGATCGACATCGCCGCCAACCTCATGATCAACGTTGTGCGAGTGGACGGCGGACGGTAGAGACGACGCATGCGTGGGGTGAGCAGGGTCGTCCTGTCGGTGGTCGGCGTGGCGTTGCTGGGGGTTGCCACCAACGTCGCCACCGGCGCGCTGCCGGCGGGCTGGTCGCCGTACCTCTGGCTGGCCTGGCCCCTGCTCATCCTCCTGGTGCTGGTCCTGGTCGCGGTGGAGGTCCGCGCGGCGCGCGAGCCACGCGAGGCGACGCCGGCCGGGGCCGCGCGGGCCCGCCGGGTGCTGCTGGAACGGGTACGCCGCTACTGGGTGACCAGCGTCCTGGACCGCTCGCTGCACGAGGAGATCCGGATCGAGCTGGGCATCACGGCGACCGCCCACGACCGCCGGCACCCGTGGACGGTACGGGCCAGCCACCGGGACGGGTTCAGCGGCGTCCTCGACGCCCGGACGTCCATGGCGGCGCTCTTCGACCAGCTCGACCGCGCGGTGGTGATCCTCGGCGCGCCGGGCGCCGGCAAGACGACGACCCTGCTGGAACTCGCCCGTGACCTGCTCGACCGGGCCGAGGCCGATCCGGAGGCGCCGATCCCGGTGGTGCTCAACCTCGCCTCCTGGGCCACCCACCGCCGGCCGCTCGCCCGCTGGCTGGTCGACCAGCTCACCGAGCGGTACGGCATCCCGCCCGAGCAGGGGTCGGCCTGGGTGACGGCCGGCGAGATCCTGCCCCTGCTCGACGGCCTGGACGAGGTGACCGAGGAGCACCGGGACGCCTGCGCCCGGGCGATCGCCGACTACCACGCCGGCCAGCCGCTCACCCCGCTCGCCGTCTGCTGCCGCAGCGCCGAGTACGAGCGGCTCGGCACCGGTCTGCCGGTCTACGGCACGGTCACCATCCAGCCCCTCGGCCGAGCGCAGATCGAGCGGTACGCGGAGGCGGCCGGGCTGGCCGGGCTGCGGGCCGCGCTCGCCGCCGACCCGCAGCTGTGGGACCTGGCCGACTCGCCGCTGCTGCTCAGCATCATGGCCCTCGCGTACGCCGACGGCGCGGCGTCCACACCGGACGCGGCCGGCTCCGGACGACAACGGCTCTTCGCCCGGTACGTCGAGACGATGCTGCACCGCCGGCCACACCCGCACTACCCGCCCGCGCGGATCACCGCCTGGCTGACCACCCTCGCCCGTGAACTCCGGGACCGCGGGCAGACGGTCTTCGTGCTCGACCTGATCGACGAGGCCTGGTCACCGCGACCCGGCCGGATCGCGACGACGTCGCGGCTCGCGCGGATCGCCAGCCTCGTCGCGGTGGGCGCGGTGCTCGGCGTCGCCGGTTGGTGGCTGGCCGACCCGCCCAGCCGGGCCGCCATCGGCGGCATGGTGGTCCTGGCCGGGTTCCTGTACGCCGTGCACTACCGCAATCTGCGGCTGCTGGCCTACCTGCTGCGCCGGCAACCTGAGGACCTGGGCGGTTACGGCTGGTTGACGGGTTCGCTGATGAGCGCGGCGACCGCGGTGCGGGTTGAACGGCCAACCGTGGCCGCCATCGGAGCGCTCTCCGTCGCCGTCGGGGCGCTCTCCGCCCTGCCGGACGCCGCCGACCTGACCTGGACCGCGGGCATCGGCTACGGCACCGGCTTCTTCCTCGCCGCCCTCGCCGCCTTCGCCGCGCAGGACAGCGCCCACGTGCTGCTGTTCCTCCGCCCACCCCCACTCGCGGCGGACCGACGCGAGGTACCCAGCCCGCTTCTGCGCCGCCGGCTGGCCTTCGTCTCGCGCCGGCTGGCGCCCCTCGGGCTGACCGCCGGCGCCCTGGCGGCAGCCGCCGCCGCCCCGCTGACCGGCGTGGGCGACGCGGCCCGGTTCGGGGCGCTGCTCGGCGCTGGCGCGATGCTGGTGGTGCTGGCCCTGGTGGCGCTCACGCCGGTCGCGGAGCAGTGGCTGGTCCGGCGGAGCCTCGCCCGTCGCCAGGTGCTGCCGTACCCGCTGCTGCCGTTCCTCAACTTCGCGGTGCAGTGCCTCTTCCTGCGCCAGGTCGGCGACGGCTACATCTTCGTGCACCGGGAACTGCTGGACCACTTCGCGGCCGGGCCGGAGCCGATCCCCCACCAGCCGGCGAACCCAGCGACCCAGCCTGAGGCCGCGGCTTCTCAGCCTGAGGCCGCGGCCACCAAGCCGGCGGGGC
This genomic window contains:
- a CDS encoding NACHT domain-containing protein, with protein sequence MSRVVLSVVGVALLGVATNVATGALPAGWSPYLWLAWPLLILLVLVLVAVEVRAAREPREATPAGAARARRVLLERVRRYWVTSVLDRSLHEEIRIELGITATAHDRRHPWTVRASHRDGFSGVLDARTSMAALFDQLDRAVVILGAPGAGKTTTLLELARDLLDRAEADPEAPIPVVLNLASWATHRRPLARWLVDQLTERYGIPPEQGSAWVTAGEILPLLDGLDEVTEEHRDACARAIADYHAGQPLTPLAVCCRSAEYERLGTGLPVYGTVTIQPLGRAQIERYAEAAGLAGLRAALAADPQLWDLADSPLLLSIMALAYADGAASTPDAAGSGRQRLFARYVETMLHRRPHPHYPPARITAWLTTLARELRDRGQTVFVLDLIDEAWSPRPGRIATTSRLARIASLVAVGAVLGVAGWWLADPPSRAAIGGMVVLAGFLYAVHYRNLRLLAYLLRRQPEDLGGYGWLTGSLMSAATAVRVERPTVAAIGALSVAVGALSALPDAADLTWTAGIGYGTGFFLAALAAFAAQDSAHVLLFLRPPPLAADRREVPSPLLRRRLAFVSRRLAPLGLTAGALAAAAAAPLTGVGDAARFGALLGAGAMLVVLALVALTPVAEQWLVRRSLARRQVLPYPLLPFLNFAVQCLFLRQVGDGYIFVHRELLDHFAAGPEPIPHQPANPATQPEAAASQPEAAATKPAGPAAEAVAEGRATG
- a CDS encoding DUF397 domain-containing protein gives rise to the protein MELNGARWRKSSRSSGNGGACVEVADNLPGVVGVRDSKDPTGPALVFAPAAWRAFVARVAGRD